One Trichoderma asperellum chromosome 5, complete sequence genomic region harbors:
- a CDS encoding uncharacterized protein (EggNog:ENOG41): MATRKLRKTRIVCISDTHNCTVKLPPGDILIHAGDLTNKGSKSELSRAVKWLEEADFEAKIVVAGNHDVTLDEDFYFHHGDSFHNKIKQDPAECIQLLTSSPSITYLCHDSATIRLKSSTGPRTEFTVFGSPYSPRSGLWAFYYEAPKSLEDSTTDLTSLWELIPLETDIVVTHTPPRTHCDTPEGRRPAGCEALRHALWRVRPKLAVCGHIHDGRGAERVLWDLKNKHKPYAERVSIGWEDPGAGNNKMSLVDLTGKTSKMPALANDGSHPGRPSYEDDQQTANTTSASAEAFSEISAQQGSSVAAQEKGGRDSSSGDNSISNEHVVGYGGDEESDGCDYEALAGRTGRKETCVVNAAIMQGSYPHTEGKLFSKPIVVDLLLPVWQEDDDNNEA, encoded by the exons ATGGCAACCCGAAAGCTGCGGAAGACGAGAATCGTCTGCATCTCGGATACTCACAATTGCACCGTCAAACTCCCGCCCGGCGACATCTTGATCCATGCTGGAGATCTCACCAACAAGGGAAGCAAGTCGGAG CTCTCCAGAGCAGTTAAATGGCTCGAAGAGGCTGACTTTGAGGCCAAAATTGTCGTGGCCG GGAACCACGATGTCACGCTGGATGAGGACTTCTACTTCCACCATGGCGACAGCTTCCATAACAAGATCAAGCAGGATCCGGCTGAGTGTATCCAATTGCTGACTTCATCGCCGTCCATCACCTATTTGTGCCACGACTCAGCAACTATCCGTCTCAAGTCATCCACAGGGCCGCGTACGGAATTTACCGTCTTCGGCTCGCCATACTCCCCTCGGAGCGGGCTTTGGGCTTTCTATTATGAGGCCCCAAAAAGCCTCGAGGACAGCACCACGGATCTCACCTCGCTGTGGGAACTCATCCCGCTCGAGACAGACATTGTAGTGACACACACGCCGCCACGTACACACTGCGATACACCGGAGGGTCGGCGACCTGCCGGCTGCGAGGCCCTGCGACACGCGCTCTGGAGAGTGAGACCCAAGCTAGCTGTCTGCGGCCACATTCACGACGGGCGGGGGGCCGAGCGAGTGCTCTGGGACCTGAAGAACAAGCACAAGCCCTACGCTGAGAGAGTCTCCATCGGCTGGGAGGACCCGGGTGCGGGTAACAACAAGATGAGCCTGGTTGATCTCACCGGCAAAACGAGCAAGATGCCGGCCCTCGCAAACGACGGGTCTCATCCGGGTCGGCCGAGCTATGAGGACGACCAACAAACAGCCAACACGACATCAGCGTCCGCGGAGGCATTCTCGGAAATCTCAGCTCAGCAGGGCTCTAGCGTTGCTGCCCAAGAGAAAGGCGGTCGTGATAGCTCCAGTGGCGacaacagcatcagcaacgAGCATGTAGTGGGCTATGGGGGTGATGAGGAATCCGATGGCTGTGATTATGAAGCATTGGCGGGGAGAACCGGCCGCAAGGAGACATGTGTTGTGAACGCGGCCATCATGCAGGGCAGCTATCCTCATACCGAAGGCAAACTGTTCAGCAAACCCATTGTGGTGGACTTACTTTTGCCCGTGTGGCAAGAGGACGATGACAACAACGAAGCTTGA
- a CDS encoding uncharacterized protein (EggNog:ENOG41) translates to MAAISAARGAPTALTPPSSSHGDEPSWRYRNQHEEAYDENGAGYYGDEYPRQNGHFDSSYDAKTRKMHSADTLSNTQWDAHAETGVQSPVEFDNIRSDWSTGEPETDETTRGRADSTVTSEVESKWIHRDKLAQIESEELQAAGFIPRSRAPSKQRRDKSARRGTDAGEHLRLKQDQVPESGEASKSALDLRTPEEAADEQENNSAQNAKGGSRIPVPKTRSRSASATLRELTTNIPPEKPKPAQRSATETSPKKIGAAGRKNSEPANAKPKTAAGRPKTRSGPSKDSTTTRPTTRSGEASLSSSRQPEGNPPWMVNSYNPDPRLPPEKQLIPTVARRLQQEKWEQEGTFGTAYDKDFRPLNDSSLVRENSMPLGEREPKQEPPAQEEMEIRAQTPEAGTSDEWPLKAEAPKSPPQMRLGSSYSTMPKISDMQTPKSPLPGQRPPMTPQGTQGTAQSQSQLSEKPQTPQRIPDVPDDQDQKGGCGCCVVM, encoded by the exons ATGGCTGCCATTTCAGCGGCTCGGGGCGCTCCCACGGCCCTGACGCCAccgagcagcagccatggagaCGAACCATCTTGGAGGTACCGGAACCAACACGAA GAGGCCTATGACGAAAATGGTGCTGGATATTACGGCGACGAATATCCTCGCCAGAACGGACACTTCGACTCGAGCTATGACGCAAAGACACGAAAGATGCATTCGGCGGATACTCTATCGAACACCCAGTGGGATGCACATGCCGAGACTGGCGTCCAGTCGCCCGTCGAATTCGACAACATCCGGTCGGATTGGTCGACTGGCGAGCCTGAAACGGATGAGACGACCCGTGGGCGGGCCGATTCTACGGTCACCAGCGAGGTGGAATCCAAATGGATACACCGGGACAAACTGGCACAGATAGAAAGCGAGGAGCTGCAGGCAGCTGGCTTTATCCCCAGGTCACGCGCCCCCAGCAAGCAGCGAAGAGACAAGAGTGCCCGGCGGGGCACCGACGCCGGTGAGCATCTCCGATTGAAGCAAGATCAGGTACCCGAGTCTGGAGAGGCCTCGAAATCTGCTTTGGACCTGAGAACCCCGGAAGAGGCGGCGGATGAACAGGAGAACAACTCTGCGCAAAACGCAAAGGGGGGATCTCGGATACCTGTTCCCAAG ACACGCTCCAGGAGTGCCAGTGCCACTCTCAGAGAACTGACCACCAACATCCCTCCCGAGAAGCCTAAGCCGGCGCAGCGCTCTGCTACAGAAACTTCCCCCAAGAAGATTGGAGCCGCTGGCCGCAAGAACTCGGAGCCGGCAAACGCGAAGCCGAAGACGGCGGCTGGTAGACCCAAGACTCGCTCAGGTCCCAGCAAAGATTCTACAACTACACGACCTACTACACGCTCCGGAGAGGCTTCTCTGAGCAGTAGCCGTCAGCCCGAGGGCAACCCACCATGGATGGTTAATAGCTACAATCCCGATCCTCGTCTGCCACCCGAAAAGCAACTCATTCCCACCGTCGCAAGGAGACTTCAGCAAGAGAAGTGGGAGCAAGAGGGCACATTTGGTACTGCTTATGATAAGGACTTCCGACCCTTGAACGACAGCTCGCTGGTGCGAGAGAATTCCATGCCGTTGGGAGAGCGAGAGCCTAAGCAGGAACCTCCAGCtcaagaggagatggagatacGAGCACAAACACCCGAAGCAGGGACGTCGGATGAGTGGCCGCTCAAGGCGGAAGCTCCCAAGAGCCCTCCTCAGATGCGGCTGGGCTCATCCTATTCCACGATGCCCAAGATCTCAGACATGCAAACACCAAAGAGCCCTCTCCCTGGCCAACGACCCCCCATGACTCCTCAAGGAACCCAAGGAACAGCTCAGTCTCAGAGCCAGCTCAGCGAGAAGCCCCAGACCCCCCAGAGGATCCCCGATGTTCCCGACGACCAAGACCAGAaaggcggctgcggctgctgcgtcgTCATGTAA
- a CDS encoding uncharacterized protein (TransMembrane:1 (o12-39i)): MSLPIAVTVATAAIAGIAVVVAIAATVAVVAATAVAVVVARIFSKSASSGTFDSIVLARRILAGYRPLCSHTPGYMYSVTTPQATKAAQERGTRQQLQGGSKKQGLVA; encoded by the exons ATGTCGTTGCCAATCGCTGTTACTGtcgctactgctgctattgctGGAATCGCCGTTGTCGTTGCTATTGCCGCCACCGTCGCTGTCGTTGCTGCTACCGCTGTAGCTGTAGTTGTAGCCAGGATTTTCAGCAAGTCTGCTTCGTCCGGGACTTTCGATTCGATCGTCTTAGCTCGTCGTATCCTCGCAGGCTATCGCCCCCTGTGCTCGCATACTCCTGGGTATATGTATTCGGTAACAACGCCACAGGCCACTAAGGCAGCACAAGAGAGAGGGACACGTCAACAGCTGCAAGGAGGATCAAAGAAGCAGGGCT TAGTTGCCTAG